Proteins from a genomic interval of Meiothermus sp.:
- the hslO gene encoding Hsp33 family molecular chaperone HslO — protein MGRLIRGLAAEGNLRVLAVETTDIVEEARERHQLSPTATAALGRAMSGVLLLTFLLSKTPKERIGLQFVGDGPLGGPVVEAAPDGFVRGYVKNPQANPPLRPDGKLDVGAAIGRGELKVDRLLSNEELYQSSVELVSGEVAEDLARYLWQSEQIPSAVLLGVRVHGQGEVQVAGGVAIQVLPGCPDEVIGRLEQNLQGRTGITDLLLERGLEGTVETLLEGLGYDPTDLSAVGFRKGYIPLAFRCRCSRERALNALVYFSPQEREEMIEQDGGAEVQCHWCAERYQITPEEIRSLPLGEGFVPEVPKA, from the coding sequence ATGGGTCGTTTGATTCGTGGGCTGGCTGCCGAGGGAAACCTGCGGGTGCTGGCCGTGGAGACCACCGATATTGTCGAGGAAGCCCGTGAGCGTCACCAACTTTCGCCCACTGCCACTGCAGCACTGGGCCGGGCTATGAGTGGAGTATTGCTGCTGACCTTTCTGCTCTCAAAAACCCCCAAGGAGCGGATTGGTCTGCAGTTTGTGGGCGATGGGCCGCTGGGTGGGCCGGTGGTGGAAGCCGCGCCGGATGGGTTTGTACGGGGCTATGTCAAAAACCCCCAGGCCAACCCTCCTTTGCGCCCCGATGGCAAACTCGATGTGGGTGCGGCCATCGGCAGGGGCGAACTCAAGGTAGACCGGCTTCTGTCCAACGAAGAACTCTATCAGTCCAGCGTGGAGCTGGTGAGCGGCGAAGTGGCCGAAGATCTGGCCCGCTACCTGTGGCAGTCGGAGCAAATCCCCTCGGCGGTGCTGCTGGGGGTGCGGGTGCACGGACAGGGTGAGGTACAGGTCGCGGGGGGTGTGGCGATTCAGGTATTGCCGGGCTGCCCCGACGAGGTGATCGGTAGGCTCGAGCAAAACCTGCAGGGCCGCACCGGTATTACCGACCTGTTGCTGGAGAGGGGCCTCGAGGGCACCGTCGAGACCTTGTTGGAGGGCCTGGGCTATGACCCCACCGACCTGAGCGCGGTGGGCTTCCGTAAAGGGTATATCCCCCTGGCCTTCCGCTGCCGCTGTAGCCGGGAACGGGCCCTAAACGCCCTGGTCTACTTTTCGCCACAGGAGCGCGAAGAAATGATCGAGCAGGACGGGGGGGCCGAGGTGCAGTGCCACTGGTGCGCTGAGAGGTACCAGATTACCCCGGAGGAGATTCGCTCCTTGCCGCTGGGCGAGGGTTTTGTGCCTGAGGTGCCCAAAGCCTGA
- a CDS encoding HNH endonuclease, with translation MNLDSPRILVLNAGYEPLGLASVKRAVILVMNGTAEMVEESGEYLRTPSTPYPIPSIIRLKRLVRRPPGRLALNRRNILRRDAYTCQYCGKRGGDLTVDHVFPKSRGGRSIWENLVTACRPCNLKKKNRTPEEAGMRLARRPIAPRHSLLLVADLPHLPEAWRMYLPDIDPHR, from the coding sequence ATGAACCTCGACTCCCCGCGCATCCTGGTACTCAATGCTGGGTATGAGCCCCTGGGTTTAGCCAGCGTCAAGCGGGCCGTCATCCTGGTCATGAACGGAACCGCCGAAATGGTCGAGGAAAGCGGCGAATACCTACGAACTCCCAGTACCCCCTACCCCATCCCCAGCATCATCCGCCTCAAACGCCTTGTTCGCCGCCCTCCGGGGCGGCTTGCGCTTAACCGGCGCAACATCCTCCGCCGTGATGCCTACACCTGCCAATACTGCGGCAAGCGTGGGGGCGACCTCACAGTGGATCACGTTTTTCCCAAAAGCCGAGGAGGCCGCAGCATCTGGGAAAACCTGGTAACCGCCTGTCGTCCCTGCAATCTCAAAAAGAAAAACCGCACCCCCGAAGAAGCTGGGATGCGCCTGGCCCGCCGCCCCATCGCACCGCGTCACAGCCTGCTGCTGGTGGCCGACCTACCCCACCTGCCCGAGGCCTGGCGCATGTATCTGCCCGATATAGACCCCCACCGCTAA
- a CDS encoding glycoside hydrolase family 16 protein: protein MVLSGGLAQDLPGWRLVWADEFNLPLGSPVDRSKWNVETGGWGWGNSELQLYTESTLNAVHDGRNLVITALEQRLPGARCWYGPCRYTSARINTRGKFEQRYGRFEARIKLPRGQGLWPAFWMLGSNFGAVRWPNCGEIDIMEHIGREPRTVHGTIHGPGYSGGEGISKSYTLAADFADKFHVFALEWEPGALRWYVDGVHYQTRTPADLPEDARWVFDQPFFIILNLAVGGGWPGVPDASTRFPQRMLVDYVRVYERVDSR, encoded by the coding sequence ATGGTACTCTCGGGCGGCCTGGCCCAGGATCTGCCGGGCTGGCGGCTGGTCTGGGCCGATGAGTTCAACCTACCTCTGGGTAGCCCGGTAGATCGCAGCAAGTGGAACGTTGAAACCGGGGGCTGGGGCTGGGGCAACAGCGAGTTGCAGCTATACACCGAATCCACCCTCAACGCCGTGCACGATGGGCGCAACCTGGTGATTACTGCGCTCGAGCAGCGCCTACCCGGTGCACGCTGCTGGTACGGCCCCTGCCGCTACACCTCGGCCCGCATCAACACCCGCGGCAAGTTTGAACAGCGCTATGGGCGCTTCGAGGCCCGCATCAAGCTTCCGCGTGGGCAGGGGCTCTGGCCTGCGTTCTGGATGCTGGGCAGCAACTTTGGCGCGGTGAGGTGGCCCAATTGCGGCGAGATTGACATCATGGAACACATCGGACGCGAGCCGCGCACGGTGCACGGCACCATTCACGGCCCGGGCTACTCGGGCGGCGAGGGCATCAGTAAGTCTTACACCCTTGCGGCCGATTTTGCCGATAAGTTTCATGTTTTTGCCCTCGAGTGGGAGCCAGGAGCGCTGCGCTGGTACGTAGATGGCGTCCACTACCAGACCCGCACCCCCGCCGACCTACCCGAAGATGCCCGCTGGGTTTTCGACCAGCCTTTCTTCATCATCCTCAATCTGGCTGTGGGCGGTGGCTGGCCGGGTGTGCCCGACGCCAGTACGCGCTTTCCCCAGCGTATGCTGGTGGACTACGTCCGGGTATACGAGCGGGTTGATAGCCGTTAG
- a CDS encoding glycoside hydrolase family 43 protein, whose translation MTQILNPILRGFHPDPSILRVGGDYFIATSTFEWWPGVRLHHSRDLVHWRPIGYALTRTSQLEMLGNPDSGGIWAPCLSHDGAQFYLIYTDVKTWGNGEVFKDAHNYLVTAPSIEGPWSEPVYLNSSGFDPSLFHDEDGRKWLLNMLWDHRKGRNAFAGILLQEYDPQQKRLVGPVHNIFRGTPLGVTEGPHLYKKDGWYYLVVAEGGTTYAHAVTVARSRRIEGPYEVDPCYPTLTARGHPELPLQKAGHASLVQTPQGEWYMAHLVGRPLEPPQALRRHCPLGRETALQKIRWSPDGWPRLWHGSNTPALEVEAPALPPHPWPQEPERDDFEAPTLSLHFQTLRHPPDPSWLSLTERPGYLRLFGRESLSSRHRQSLVARRLQHFYAEAETALEFEPQHFQQMAGLVCYYDTGNWVYLRVSRDEALGKTLSVLTCDNGHYDEPLDRELVIEGWQRVYLKVRYERDTFGFAYSANGLDWSELPLRFPAYKLSDDHCRGLGFTGTFIGLCAQDLSGARLHADFDYFVYRGLE comes from the coding sequence ATGACCCAGATTCTCAACCCCATCCTGCGGGGCTTTCACCCCGACCCCTCGATTCTGCGGGTGGGGGGCGACTACTTCATCGCCACCTCCACCTTCGAGTGGTGGCCGGGGGTGCGGCTGCACCACTCGCGCGACCTGGTGCACTGGCGGCCCATCGGCTACGCCCTGACCCGTACCTCGCAGCTCGAGATGCTGGGCAACCCCGACTCCGGGGGCATCTGGGCCCCCTGCCTGAGCCACGATGGGGCGCAGTTCTACCTCATCTACACCGACGTGAAAACCTGGGGCAACGGCGAGGTCTTCAAGGACGCGCACAACTACCTGGTGACCGCTCCAAGCATCGAAGGCCCCTGGTCGGAGCCGGTGTACCTCAATTCCTCGGGCTTCGACCCCTCGCTCTTCCACGACGAGGACGGGCGCAAATGGCTCTTGAACATGCTCTGGGATCACCGCAAGGGCCGCAACGCCTTTGCTGGCATCCTGCTGCAAGAGTACGACCCCCAGCAAAAGCGGCTGGTGGGGCCGGTGCACAACATCTTCCGGGGAACCCCCCTGGGCGTGACCGAGGGGCCGCACCTGTACAAGAAGGACGGCTGGTACTACCTGGTGGTGGCCGAAGGCGGCACGACCTACGCCCACGCGGTGACGGTGGCCCGTTCGCGGCGCATTGAGGGGCCCTACGAGGTGGATCCCTGCTACCCCACCCTGACCGCTCGAGGCCACCCCGAGCTGCCCCTGCAAAAAGCCGGCCACGCCTCACTGGTACAGACCCCCCAGGGGGAGTGGTACATGGCCCACCTGGTTGGGCGCCCCCTCGAGCCTCCCCAGGCCCTGCGCCGCCACTGCCCGCTGGGCCGCGAGACGGCCTTGCAAAAGATCCGCTGGAGCCCGGATGGCTGGCCCCGCCTCTGGCACGGGAGCAATACCCCGGCCCTGGAGGTGGAAGCCCCGGCCCTCCCCCCCCACCCCTGGCCCCAGGAACCCGAGCGCGACGATTTCGAAGCGCCAACCCTGAGCCTCCACTTCCAGACCCTGCGCCACCCCCCCGACCCTTCCTGGCTTTCGCTCACCGAGCGCCCCGGCTACCTGCGCCTTTTTGGCCGGGAGTCGCTCAGCTCGCGCCACCGCCAGAGCCTGGTAGCCCGCCGCCTGCAACACTTTTACGCCGAGGCCGAGACCGCGCTGGAGTTCGAACCCCAGCACTTCCAGCAGATGGCCGGGCTGGTCTGCTACTACGACACCGGCAACTGGGTCTACCTGCGGGTGAGCCGCGACGAAGCACTGGGCAAAACCCTCAGCGTGCTGACCTGCGACAACGGCCACTACGACGAACCGCTGGATCGGGAGCTGGTGATTGAGGGGTGGCAAAGGGTCTACCTCAAGGTTCGATACGAGCGGGATACCTTTGGTTTTGCTTACTCGGCCAACGGCCTGGACTGGAGCGAGCTTCCCCTGCGTTTTCCCGCCTACAAACTCTCCGACGACCACTGCCGGGGGCTGGGCTTTACCGGTACCTTTATCGGGCTGTGTGCCCAGGACTTGAGCGGGGCGCGCCTGCACGCCGACTTCGACTACTTTGTCTACCGGGGGCTCGAGTAA
- a CDS encoding GH1 family beta-glucosidase, giving the protein MKRSDFPANFIWGTATSAYQIEGAVSEDGRGPSIWDTFSHTPGKTRGGDHGDVACDHYHRYPEDIALMKELGVNAYRFSVAWPRILPEGRGRVNPRGLDFYNRLVDALLEQGITPWATLYHWDLPQPLEDQGGWPSRETAYAFAEYADLVTRHLGDRVKHWITLNEPWCSAYLGYHAGIHAPGRQNFKHSIWASHHLLLAHGLAVPVIRQNVSGAQVGITLNLSPGYPASPDPADVAAARRFDGFQNRWYLDPLYGFGYPADMLALYGETPPVQGDDLATIAVPTDFLGINYYSRAVVRNSSLEPYRFQYVRAGEEHTDMDWEVYPEGIYDLLIRLAREYRPKAIYITENGAAYRDVIADDGEIHDLERTRYFQRHLALCLEALRHGAPLKGYFAWSLLDNFEWAEGYAKRFGLVYVDFSSQRRRIKASGYWFRDFLREAVVSP; this is encoded by the coding sequence ATGAAACGAAGCGATTTCCCCGCCAACTTCATCTGGGGCACGGCGACCTCCGCCTATCAGATCGAGGGCGCGGTATCCGAAGACGGACGGGGGCCCAGCATCTGGGATACCTTCAGCCATACCCCCGGCAAAACCAGAGGCGGCGACCACGGGGATGTGGCCTGCGACCACTACCACCGCTACCCGGAGGACATCGCCCTGATGAAAGAACTGGGGGTGAACGCCTACCGGTTCTCGGTGGCCTGGCCGCGCATCCTGCCCGAGGGCCGGGGGAGGGTAAACCCCAGGGGCCTGGACTTTTACAACCGGCTGGTGGACGCCCTGCTGGAGCAGGGTATTACCCCCTGGGCTACCCTCTACCACTGGGATCTGCCCCAGCCCCTGGAGGATCAGGGCGGCTGGCCGAGCCGGGAGACAGCCTACGCTTTCGCCGAATACGCCGATCTGGTAACCCGGCACCTGGGGGATCGGGTCAAGCACTGGATTACCCTCAACGAGCCCTGGTGCTCGGCGTACCTGGGCTACCACGCCGGCATCCATGCGCCGGGCCGGCAGAACTTTAAGCACTCGATATGGGCCTCGCACCACCTGCTGCTGGCCCATGGGCTGGCCGTGCCGGTGATCCGCCAGAATGTATCGGGCGCCCAGGTGGGGATTACCCTTAATCTGTCGCCCGGCTACCCGGCCTCCCCAGACCCCGCCGATGTGGCCGCCGCCCGCCGCTTCGACGGTTTCCAGAACCGCTGGTACCTGGATCCGCTGTACGGCTTTGGATACCCCGCGGACATGCTGGCCCTCTACGGCGAAACCCCGCCCGTGCAGGGCGACGATCTGGCAACAATTGCCGTGCCCACCGACTTCCTGGGGATCAACTACTACTCCCGCGCCGTGGTGCGCAATAGCAGCCTCGAGCCCTACCGCTTCCAGTATGTGCGGGCCGGCGAGGAGCATACCGATATGGACTGGGAGGTGTACCCCGAGGGAATCTACGACCTGCTCATACGGCTGGCCCGGGAGTACCGCCCCAAAGCCATCTACATCACCGAGAACGGGGCGGCCTACCGCGATGTCATCGCCGACGATGGGGAGATTCACGACCTCGAGCGCACCCGCTACTTCCAGCGCCACCTGGCCCTCTGCCTGGAAGCCCTGCGGCACGGCGCGCCCCTGAAGGGCTACTTTGCCTGGAGCCTCCTCGATAACTTCGAGTGGGCCGAGGGCTACGCCAAGCGCTTTGGGCTGGTGTACGTAGACTTCTCCAGCCAGCGTCGCCGCATCAAGGCCAGCGGCTACTGGTTCCGGGATTTTCTGCGGGAGGCGGTAGTCAGCCCATGA
- a CDS encoding endo-1,4-beta-xylanase: MSSWVFLGFSLGLLVLAQPGPPLRNLAEARKIQIGAAVEPSLLLQEPQYAQVLAREFNLVVAENVMKWGALQTARGEYNFAAADLLLNFAQRNRQAVRGHTLVWHQQLPRWMYGSFTPAEMEAILSDHIRTVVGRYRGQIAYWDVVNEAIGDDARLRSTPFDALPGYLEKAFRLARAADPSAKLFYNDYGAEGLGAKSDAIYALLKDLKAKGAPVDGVGFQVHVDSSFSPRQVRMAENLERFAQLGLEIHITEMDVRLGSTGSRAERLEKQAQVYREVLQVCLRQPRCKVFTLWGFTDAHSWRGASEPLIFDVDYQPKPAYFALQRTLQQP, translated from the coding sequence ATGTCTAGTTGGGTTTTTCTTGGGTTTTCCCTGGGGTTGTTGGTGTTGGCCCAGCCCGGCCCGCCGCTGCGTAACCTGGCAGAAGCACGAAAAATTCAGATTGGAGCAGCCGTAGAACCAAGTTTGTTGCTGCAGGAACCCCAGTACGCCCAGGTGCTGGCTCGAGAGTTCAACCTGGTGGTGGCCGAGAACGTGATGAAGTGGGGGGCCCTGCAGACCGCTCGAGGTGAGTACAACTTCGCCGCTGCCGACCTGCTTCTGAACTTCGCCCAGAGGAACCGGCAGGCGGTGCGGGGGCATACCCTGGTCTGGCACCAGCAACTGCCCCGCTGGATGTACGGCAGTTTTACCCCGGCCGAGATGGAGGCCATCCTGAGCGATCACATCCGCACCGTGGTGGGGCGCTACCGCGGCCAAATCGCCTACTGGGATGTGGTAAACGAGGCGATCGGCGACGACGCCCGGCTGCGCTCGACGCCCTTCGATGCGCTGCCCGGCTACCTGGAAAAAGCCTTTCGGCTGGCCCGTGCAGCCGACCCCAGCGCCAAGCTGTTCTACAACGACTACGGGGCCGAGGGCCTGGGGGCCAAGTCGGACGCCATCTACGCGCTCCTGAAGGACCTCAAAGCAAAGGGGGCGCCGGTGGATGGGGTGGGCTTCCAGGTGCACGTGGACTCGAGCTTCTCCCCCAGGCAGGTGCGGATGGCCGAGAACCTCGAGCGCTTCGCCCAGCTCGGACTGGAAATTCACATCACCGAGATGGACGTGCGGCTGGGTAGTACCGGCTCCAGAGCCGAACGGCTCGAGAAACAGGCCCAGGTGTACCGCGAAGTGCTGCAAGTCTGCCTGCGCCAGCCCCGCTGCAAGGTCTTCACCCTGTGGGGCTTTACCGATGCCCACTCCTGGCGGGGGGCCAGCGAGCCCCTCATCTTCGACGTAGATTACCAACCCAAGCCGGCCTACTTTGCCCTCCAGCGCACCTTACAACAACCTTAA
- a CDS encoding carbohydrate ABC transporter permease yields the protein MARVSLGGWLLRLGGYALLVLGGVLTIAPFYFMFVFATHQRSEIFGFPPPIWFGEHFLTNYQILIEKIPFWRAYWNNFYLALMTTITSLFFCSLAGFGFAMYQFRWREQLFAVVMATLLIPAILNLIPFYLLIYQIGWINTPKALWVPAMASALGIFMMRQYIISAIPKELVDAARIDGCSEFQIYWRVVLPLIRPALGTLGLITFIGSWNRFADVNVIMRTQETKTIPVVLRTLQGATDVEWGAIMAGTALMVAPLLLVFALAARQLMEGLTSGAVKN from the coding sequence ATGGCTCGAGTTTCCCTGGGGGGTTGGCTGCTGCGCCTGGGGGGGTACGCCCTCCTGGTGCTGGGCGGGGTGCTGACCATCGCGCCGTTCTACTTTATGTTCGTGTTCGCTACGCACCAGCGCTCGGAAATTTTCGGCTTTCCACCCCCCATCTGGTTTGGTGAACACTTCCTGACAAACTACCAGATTCTGATCGAGAAAATACCCTTCTGGCGGGCTTACTGGAACAACTTCTACCTGGCCCTGATGACCACCATCACCAGCCTGTTTTTTTGCAGTCTGGCCGGTTTTGGCTTTGCCATGTACCAGTTCCGCTGGCGCGAACAGCTCTTTGCGGTGGTCATGGCGACCTTGTTGATACCCGCCATTCTCAACCTGATTCCCTTCTATTTGCTCATCTACCAGATCGGATGGATCAACACCCCCAAAGCCCTCTGGGTACCGGCTATGGCCAGCGCACTGGGCATCTTTATGATGCGGCAGTACATCATCTCGGCCATTCCTAAGGAACTGGTGGATGCAGCGCGGATAGACGGCTGCAGCGAGTTCCAGATTTACTGGCGCGTCGTTCTGCCCCTGATCCGCCCGGCCCTCGGCACCCTGGGCCTGATTACCTTTATCGGCTCGTGGAACCGCTTTGCTGATGTGAACGTGATAATGCGTACCCAGGAGACCAAAACCATACCGGTGGTGCTGCGCACCTTGCAGGGGGCTACCGATGTGGAGTGGGGTGCGATTATGGCCGGTACAGCCCTGATGGTCGCTCCACTGCTGCTGGTGTTTGCCCTGGCGGCTCGGCAGCTTATGGAAGGGCTAACCTCGGGAGCAGTCAAAAACTAG
- a CDS encoding carbohydrate ABC transporter permease has translation MRKSVGTSTSGQGSPPLAMRWSSFQRRYAPYIFVSPFFILFLVFGLYPTLFSLYMSFQAWTPSDGWGRWKYVGLENYTFTLTDPMFWRSLWNTIWLGVFSGVPQHLIAIPLAFVIHMVLSRFKTFVTAVYFLPYITSSVAIALIFNTLFATNNGVINLAIAHLNTWPLLGALLPDQNINWFTSANIKYALALVVIWQFTGWNTLLYLSAIQAIPKDLYEAASVDGATRLQQFRYITLPLLRPMMFFAVSLTIIGNMQLFEQPFVLLNGGASAATPGGQTATMYMYRTAFEWLEMGTAASIAWLLFVFIGILTYLNNLIFGRAARGGD, from the coding sequence GTGCGAAAGTCTGTTGGTACCTCGACCTCTGGCCAGGGCAGCCCCCCCCTGGCTATGCGCTGGAGCAGCTTCCAGCGCCGCTATGCACCCTACATTTTTGTTAGCCCCTTTTTTATCCTTTTCTTGGTTTTTGGCCTGTACCCCACGCTGTTTTCTCTGTACATGTCTTTTCAGGCCTGGACGCCCAGCGACGGGTGGGGCCGGTGGAAGTACGTGGGCCTCGAGAACTACACCTTCACCCTGACCGACCCCATGTTCTGGCGCTCCCTGTGGAACACCATCTGGCTGGGGGTATTTTCTGGGGTTCCACAACACCTAATCGCCATTCCGCTGGCCTTTGTCATTCACATGGTGCTCAGCCGTTTCAAGACCTTTGTCACGGCGGTTTACTTCCTCCCCTACATCACCTCTTCGGTGGCCATTGCCCTCATCTTCAACACCCTTTTTGCCACCAACAACGGCGTTATCAACCTGGCGATCGCCCACCTCAACACCTGGCCTCTGCTGGGTGCGCTGCTGCCCGACCAGAACATCAACTGGTTCACCAGCGCCAACATCAAATACGCCCTTGCCCTGGTGGTGATCTGGCAGTTTACCGGCTGGAACACCTTGCTCTACCTCTCCGCCATCCAGGCCATCCCCAAAGACCTCTACGAAGCTGCCTCAGTGGATGGAGCCACCCGCCTCCAGCAGTTCCGCTACATCACCCTGCCTCTTCTGCGGCCCATGATGTTTTTTGCAGTTAGCCTCACCATCATTGGCAACATGCAGCTTTTTGAGCAGCCCTTTGTGCTGCTTAACGGGGGCGCCAGCGCGGCCACACCGGGGGGACAGACCGCCACCATGTACATGTACCGCACGGCTTTTGAGTGGCTCGAGATGGGCACGGCGGCCTCCATCGCCTGGTTACTCTTCGTTTTTATCGGCATACTCACCTACCTCAACAACCTGATTTTTGGGCGTGCGGCCCGGGGAGGCGATTAG
- a CDS encoding ABC transporter substrate-binding protein encodes MKQIPSLLALLVLFGLGLAQKTTLTVGVFPNLDDALKAQIPLFNKKYPDVEVKLVIQQYADHHNALTTALATGQGLPDVAAIEVGFVGRFAEGQGFEDLNKAPYNAGQYKRLFTPYTIAQATASDGRFIAMPVDIGPGTFFYRVDILQKAGVDPKNMMTWPGYIAAGRKIKATTGAFLIADASDVAWINIFATTPANNSPYFDAQGKVVVDSPRFVRAFELAKNIRAAGLDARIGAWSNEWYDAFKKGTVATQFSGAWLQGHLQNWMAPETKGLWRVQQLPEGMYASWGGSFYAISSTSKNKALAWEFIKFVTTTREAQVAAFKAIGAFPSLLSAQEDPSFNEPIEFLGGQQARLLWRDAARRVKPLRANKYDRVANEIISQALAQVLDEGKDIPTALAEAKRLIERRMR; translated from the coding sequence ATGAAGCAAATCCCATCGCTGCTGGCACTGTTGGTACTGTTTGGGCTGGGCCTGGCCCAGAAAACCACCCTCACGGTTGGGGTCTTTCCCAACCTCGACGACGCCCTCAAGGCACAAATTCCGTTGTTCAACAAGAAATACCCCGATGTCGAAGTCAAGCTGGTAATCCAGCAGTACGCCGACCACCACAACGCCCTTACCACTGCGCTGGCCACCGGGCAAGGTCTGCCCGATGTGGCGGCCATCGAGGTTGGGTTTGTAGGCCGCTTTGCCGAAGGGCAGGGTTTTGAAGACCTGAACAAGGCCCCCTACAATGCCGGGCAGTATAAGCGGCTCTTCACTCCCTATACGATCGCCCAAGCCACCGCGTCGGATGGGCGGTTTATCGCCATGCCGGTGGACATCGGGCCCGGCACTTTCTTTTACCGGGTGGATATCCTGCAAAAGGCTGGCGTAGATCCCAAAAACATGATGACCTGGCCGGGCTATATTGCCGCTGGCCGTAAAATCAAGGCCACCACCGGCGCTTTCCTCATTGCCGACGCTTCCGATGTGGCCTGGATCAACATCTTCGCCACCACCCCAGCCAACAACAGCCCTTACTTCGATGCCCAGGGCAAGGTGGTTGTGGATAGCCCCCGCTTTGTGCGGGCCTTTGAGCTGGCCAAAAACATTCGCGCTGCCGGACTGGATGCCCGGATTGGAGCCTGGTCCAACGAGTGGTACGACGCCTTTAAGAAGGGTACCGTGGCCACGCAGTTCTCCGGGGCCTGGCTGCAGGGCCACCTGCAAAACTGGATGGCTCCCGAGACCAAAGGGCTGTGGCGTGTGCAGCAACTCCCCGAAGGTATGTACGCCTCCTGGGGAGGCAGTTTCTATGCGATTTCCAGCACCTCAAAGAATAAGGCCCTGGCCTGGGAGTTCATCAAGTTTGTAACTACTACCAGAGAAGCGCAGGTAGCCGCTTTCAAAGCTATCGGCGCCTTCCCCTCCTTGCTGTCAGCCCAGGAAGACCCCTCCTTTAACGAGCCCATTGAGTTCCTGGGTGGTCAGCAGGCCCGGCTGCTGTGGCGCGACGCAGCCCGCCGGGTAAAGCCCCTGCGCGCCAATAAGTACGACCGTGTAGCCAACGAGATTATCTCACAGGCGCTTGCCCAAGTGCTGGACGAGGGCAAGGACATTCCGACGGCCCTGGCTGAGGCCAAGCGGCTCATCGAACGCCGTATGCGCTAA